gagaaactgttaaTTATATACCGTCCatacttgtcatccctcaacaagcacaGCAAAAtggtatcagcatgccgtcacagaaggaaacacctcctaggtaacacatgagccaatcaccacgcccctacgcctgcctgtacccacccgctctgtgccctatataaaccatggtatgtgaatgcttccattaaaatctcctgatggttgaggaaaccctcatgaaacaggtctgtagagatgaaatagtcttgtgattttttcccacaaatgcatatatatatatatatatatatatatatatatatatatatatatatatatatatatatatatatatatactatatagagagagagagagaggagagagagagagagagagagagagagagaggagagagagagagagagagagagagagagagagagagagagagagagagagagagagagagagagaaagatagTTTATAATATACTatgcctctgccttgtttttaatgaatacttagccctactcggctactgtattttaatgttggtcattatggtggtacttggggaaaaaagtttgagaaccactgttccagGCCATGGCTAGGTAGCTAACATACAAAGGGTATCTGGAGAATAGCTAACATATGGCATATCAATAACCATGTAGGACTTTAGGGGTAaactaaaaatagaaaaaaagcaaGAAACAATTTTACCCGGAGGGCTCCAAGGTTCTCCAGTAGCTGATCTGTGTTTGAAACACCCAGAAGCACCGAACTGACTCCCTCGCTACGAAGACACCAGGCTGGGAAAAACAAGAACAAAGTGTTCAGCATGCTTTAAAATTTGGCTTCAAGGGGTAGCAGTCGGATGGATCCTTCAAATCCAATGAGAGGTCACACACAAACAAgttaaataataatcataatcatgAATGTTACATTTCATGAAGAGGGTATTTGAGTCCGTACCAATGGCCAACTGTGCGGCGGTGCAGCCCAGTCTGTCTGCCAGTAGGTGGAGCTCTTTGATTTTAGCCAGCTGCCTGCGCCCCTCCTCGCTGTTCACTCGCTCTCTCAGCCACTGGTATCCCTTCAGAGAAATCGAGGTGGAAAAAGTGagttaaagtgcttttttttatactgctttcttataaaaaaaaaactgaaaaaagaaTGCTCGACTGATCAGCTGGGGAATTACACCAAGGAGAATCCCAGGGGAGGATGCAGAGTCCAATCAAACTGACCTTCATTGCTGCTCTGGAGCACTCTGGTACTCCGTCGCTGTACTTCCCTGTGATTAATCCACAGGCCAAGGGAGACCACGTCATTGCTCCAACCCCTGAAGCAAGCAAATGAAGCTCAAAGTCATTCTATGTTTCAACAAAATCACAGATTTCAAATCCAAGATGACTTGATACCGATCTTGTGGTAGAGCTCAGGAAGCTGCACCTCCACTTTATCCCTCTGAAAGTAGTGATACTCTGCCTGCTCACACACAGGTGGTATCAGATTGAACTGTCGAGCCACCGAGTAGGCCTCCTGATGCAGCAGAAACAAACATGGCGAAACCATCAGTGTGCTCATGAACCGACAGGAGAATAGGAATTGAATAATAATGACCATGATTTCCATGGCACTCCAACGTGAGGTGCCCCAGTACATGGCCATGCCCTGGTTGATCACAAACGTCATAGCACGCACGATCTCTGCAAAAACCATACTTGAAATGATACTTTTCCGAGGCACACGATATCATGTGAATCATGCTGAGACTCACCCTCCATTGGACTGTTGACATCATTTCTATTGGCAAAAACAATATCCACGTAATCAAGCTGCAGTCTCGATAAGGATCCTCTTAAACCTGCCATTGATAAGAACCATACTATATtaatacattgtaaaatacatgcCATGTGATACCATCCAGAATAATTCATTTTGAAAAGGTTCAATTCGATACAAAACTATACTATACTTTAATACATGGTTGACTCACATGATACAAAATGATACATTATGAAGTAATATAATTCAATACTGTACATTATGAAACTATAAAACGTGATCCCATCATATAATAAAAAATGACACCATCCATGTATGATCAATAATACGATACAGTGTCATACAAAAATATACGTTATGAAGTGACACAATTAGATACAAAATCATACTATACACTATGAAACTATAAAATGTGATTCCATCATGATACAAAATGATACCATACAttatatgatcaattattatacaAAATGATAAAGTACACTATATGACTAATCATACAATACTGTATGATTTGATACCAAATTATACATTATAAAGTGATttgattaaatacaaaaaatactatACATTTTGAAACTATAATACATAATTCAATCATATGATACAAAATAATACCATATGATTAATTATATGATACATTATGATACATTATTATATGATAGCCTACCCATATTTGTTTTGAAATATACAATACTGTACAATTCAGTCCTGAAATTATACCATATGACAAGTAAGTATGATACAATACATTATAGTATGAAATGAAATGATACAAATAGATACTGTATCATACGATAAAAATATACTGGACATTGTAAAATTATATCATACGTatacatccacccatccattcatccatccatccatttttctaccgcttattcccttcgggatcgcggggggcgctggagcctatctcagctacaatcgggcggaaggcggggtacaccctggacaagtcgccacctcatcgcagggccaacacatcaaactcacattcacacactagggccaatttagtgttgccaatcaacctatccccaggtgcatgtttttggaatatGATACCATACTATGCAAAATTATACTGTGAGTTAttgtgaaattattttttatcatttaagACACTACGATTCAGTCATATGAACTCATACATTAGGATGATTAAATGAGGACCACAGAAAACGATCCATCAGTTATCATCAGATATGAAATAAAAGAGATAGAGCAGGTTATGAAATTATACAAACGATACCACACAGTGCCATATGATACAATACTATGCAAAAATATACTATACACAATGAAATCATACTTTGCAATTTAATATGATAATAAAAGATATCGCACACTGTGATATGATACACTATAAAACGATACCACATGATATGATAGAATGTTATAGCATACAATACTGCATACTTTGTGGTGTCACTTCTTGTGAGGtcagatggattaaaaaaaactctGCTCTGATTCAGAAGTTTTGGACTATTCAGACACTTTTCTTGAGCATACAACTTGCACCGATAGTTTTTTGAGTAAGAGATGCCTCTTGTGTCCGTGAATATATTTGTTATCTATGTTTAAAGAACACATGATACATGCAATTGATACAGCACAATGATCGCATTACATCACAAATGATTTGGAGCAATCTAAGCGCATGAAACATGTGATTATAACTGGGCTCCATATTACACAAAGGCCTCGAACCGGGGCAGCTGATAACAAGATGCTTCCACACAGAAACACGTGGACAACTTTCTGCAATCCTAAACTGTGGATGTGGATGTCGATGTCATCAACATGGATACATGCATGTTGGCAGAAATCACAATGTCAACAACATGGATACATGCATGTTGGCAGAAATCACAACGTCACACTTGTCGTCTTCATAAAAtcaccaacaaaaaaaaacaaaaaacaagatggCGTTGCCAAAGC
This Entelurus aequoreus isolate RoL-2023_Sb linkage group LG05, RoL_Eaeq_v1.1, whole genome shotgun sequence DNA region includes the following protein-coding sequences:
- the LOC133650453 gene encoding voltage-gated potassium channel subunit beta-3-like; its protein translation is MAENLMTVAYENGVNLFDTAEVYASGRAEITLGNIIKKKGWRRSSFVITTKIYWGGQAETERGLSRKHIIEGLRGSLSRLQLDYVDIVFANRNDVNSPMEEIVRAMTFVINQGMAMYWGTSRWSAMEIMEAYSVARQFNLIPPVCEQAEYHYFQRDKVEVQLPELYHKIGVGAMTWSPLACGLITGKYSDGVPECSRAAMKGYQWLRERVNSEEGRRQLAKIKELHLLADRLGCTAAQLAIAWCLRSEGVSSVLLGVSNTDQLLENLGALRILSQMTPQTVSEMDGVLGNKPHLKKESRA